A window of Lepidochelys kempii isolate rLepKem1 chromosome 1, rLepKem1.hap2, whole genome shotgun sequence contains these coding sequences:
- the SPMIP1 gene encoding LOW QUALITY PROTEIN: protein SPMIP1 (The sequence of the model RefSeq protein was modified relative to this genomic sequence to represent the inferred CDS: deleted 1 base in 1 codon), giving the protein MARPLSMDTLQQEFWKEQYLQELRLRFRWRQRFGASVKAKQEQRRRAAREPLKLPALRSPAPVAQAQRPPQAPAGAAPGIPEGEMKPVAPEVRKLLYQGISQDGEGRRRYLRLRTTCGPEEKYYTPVTTNFLYGWQMGKVNVYVPPSPKCRIESFFRKNGVFSLLDPRDVAL; this is encoded by the exons ATGGCGCGCCCGCTGAGCATGGACACGCTGCAGCAGGAGTTCTGGAAGGAGCAGTACCTCCAGGAGCTGCGGCTCCGCTTCCGCTGGCGCCAGCGTTTCGGGGCGTCCGTCAAGGCCAAGCAGGAGCAGCGGCGCCGGGCCGCCCGGGAGCCGCTCAAGCTGCCCGCCCTCCGGTCTCCGGCGCCCGTGGCCCAGGCCCAGCGGCCGCCCCAGGCGCCCGCCGGGGCCGCCCCGGGCATCCCGGAGGGGGAGATGAAGCCCGTGGCGCCGGAGGTGCGGAAGCTGCTGTACCAGGGCATCTCCCAGGACGGCGAGGGCCGG CGGCGGTACCTGCGGCTCCGCACGACCTGCGGGCCCGAGGAGAAGTACTACACCCCCGTCACCACCAACTTCCTCTACGGCTGGCAGATGG GGAAAGTCAACGTCTACGTGCCCCCGTCGCCCAAGTGCCGCATCGAGAGCTTCTTCCGCAAGAATGGGGTCTTCTCGCTGCTGGACCCACGCGATGTGGCCTTGTGA
- the ATP6V1F gene encoding LOW QUALITY PROTEIN: V-type proton ATPase subunit F (The sequence of the model RefSeq protein was modified relative to this genomic sequence to represent the inferred CDS: deleted 2 bases in 2 codons) has translation MAGRGKLIAVMGDEDTVTGFLLGGVGELNKHRKPNFLVVEKDTSLTEIEETFRSFLSREDIGIILINQFIAELIRHVLDAHPRSLPAVLEIPSKEHPYDAAKDSILRRARGMFTAEDLR, from the exons ATGGCCGGGCGGGGGAAGCTGATCGCGGTGATGGGGGACGAGGACACGGTGACGGGCTTCCTGCTGGGCGGGGTGGGCGAGCTCAACAAGCACCGCAAGCCCAACTTCCTGGTGGTGGAGAAGGACACGAGCCTGACCGAGATCGAGGAGACCTTCCG gAGCTTCCTGAGCCGCGAGGACATCGGCATCATCCTGATCAACCAGTTCATCGCGGAGCTGATCCGGCACGTGCTGGACGCGCAC CCCCGCTCGCTGCCCGCCGTGCTGGAGATC CCCTCCAAGGAGCACCCCTACGACGCCGCCAAGGACTCCATCCTGCGCCGCGCCAGGGGCATGTTCACCGCCGAGGACCTGCGCTAG